The genomic region GCTGGCGTCGGCATCGAGCGGCTTCATCGTCGCGCGGATCGGCTGGTTCGACTATTTCCTGGTCTGCGCCATGCTCGGCATCCCGGGCCTGCTGCTGCTGTTCAAGGTCGCACCGTGGCGCAGCGGCGCACCCGACGAGGCCCCCCGTGCCGGCTGAGCGCGCGCGCAGCGCGCTGCTGGCGGGCGTGGCCGGGCTCGCGTGCGCGGCCGCGATGGCCGCCTCGCCCGCGCCGGCCGACTCCGCCGCGCCGCAGCCCGAGCATGAGGCCGCCTACGGGCAGCCGGCCGCCGGCATGCGCTACGGCAACGCGTTCGCGTTCCGCAACCTGATCCCGTCGCCGGTGCTCGAGCAGATCACCGGCGCGCAGTACCAGCGGATGGTGCAGGCGGCCGCGCAGGCCGGCACGCTGATGGCGGCCGACGATGCACGCGTCAGGCGGCTGCGCACGCTGGTCGCGCGACTGGCGCCGTATGCGGTCAAGTGGAACGATCGCGTGAAGGACTGGCACTGGGACGTGAGCCTGGTGCGCAGCCGCGAGATCCGCGTGCTCGGCCTGCCGGGCGGCAAGCTGCTCGTCGACGGCGGCCTGCTCGCACGGCTGCGCCTGAACGACGACGAACTGGGCGTGCTGCTCGCGCACGAGATGGCGCACGCGCTGCGCGAGCACGCGCGCGCCTGCCTCGGCGACATGCCGCCCGCGGCGGCGCCCGGCGCGAACCCGATTTCCTCGCTGTACGGGCTGGCCGAGCCGCTGCCCGCGCCGCCCGCGATCGCCGAGCGGCTCGCCACGCTGCGCTACGGCGCCACCGACGAGACCGAGGCCGATGTGATCGGCGGCGACATCGCGGCCCGCGCCGGCATCGACCCGCGCGCCGCGATCACGCTCTGGGGCAAGCTCTCGGCCGCCACCCGCGGCGACCGCCGGCGCGGCTTCATCTACTCGCATCCCTATGACGCGCGCCGCCGCCAGGACCTGATGAAGCGGCTCGCCGACCTGATGCCGGTCTACGCGAAGGCGATCGGCAAGCGCGTCGAGGCCCTGCCGCCCTATGCCGGCATCGGCGCGGTGCGCCGCCGCCCCGCCTCGCCCGTCAGTTGATCTCGGCCGGCTCGCCGTTCACGACGAGGCCGTTGGCCTGCACCCAGCGGACCTCGTCGCCGGGGCTGCGGCCGAACATGCGCTTGAACTCGCGGCTGAACTGCGAGGCGCTCGCATAGCCGACGCGCGCGGCGGCCGCGGCGGCGCTGACGCCTTCCTGCACCATCATCAGCCGCGCGTTGTGCAGCCGAGTGGCCTTCACGTACTGCATCGGCGAGGTGCCCGTCACGCTGCGGAAATGCGTGTGGAACACCGCGGCACTCATGCCCGCCTCGGCCGCGAGCGCGTCGATCGAATGCTCGCCGCCGAGATCGAGGTGGATGCGCCGCAGCGCCTTGGCGATGCGCCCGAAGTGATGTCGCTGGCCGAGCGCCGCGCGGATCGCGTCGCCGCGCTCGCCCGTCAGCACGCGGTA from Burkholderia glumae LMG 2196 = ATCC 33617 harbors:
- a CDS encoding M48 family metallopeptidase, which codes for MPAERARSALLAGVAGLACAAAMAASPAPADSAAPQPEHEAAYGQPAAGMRYGNAFAFRNLIPSPVLEQITGAQYQRMVQAAAQAGTLMAADDARVRRLRTLVARLAPYAVKWNDRVKDWHWDVSLVRSREIRVLGLPGGKLLVDGGLLARLRLNDDELGVLLAHEMAHALREHARACLGDMPPAAAPGANPISSLYGLAEPLPAPPAIAERLATLRYGATDETEADVIGGDIAARAGIDPRAAITLWGKLSAATRGDRRRGFIYSHPYDARRRQDLMKRLADLMPVYAKAIGKRVEALPPYAGIGAVRRRPASPVS